One Micrococcales bacterium genomic window carries:
- a CDS encoding prevent-host-death protein produces MGHADEITQRDLRLRSKDIMDAVEGGTSFTVTRDGRPMGQLVPLRRRFVTKAQFVASSAAAGVIDPDQLHTDIAAGLNFDLDDPYAL; encoded by the coding sequence GTGGGACATGCTGACGAAATCACCCAGCGCGACTTGCGGTTGCGCTCAAAGGACATCATGGACGCTGTCGAAGGCGGTACATCGTTCACGGTGACCAGGGACGGGCGGCCAATGGGCCAGCTGGTTCCGCTGCGCCGCCGATTTGTCACCAAGGCGCAGTTTGTTGCTTCATCCGCCGCGGCCGGCGTCATTGACCCCGACCAACTGCACACGGATATCGCCGCCGGCCTGAACTTTGACCTGGATGACCCCTATGCCCTTTGA